From the Halarchaeum grantii genome, the window TACGTCGGCTCTCGTGAGCGCGGCGACGTGCTCGTGACGACGCATCCGGGCGGCGAGCGACTTACACCCGAGCGCAGCCTCCGAATCGTCCAGCACAGCCCGAGCGGGTTCGCAGTCGGCTATCGAGGGAGTGGCCCGGCACAGCTCGCGCTCGCGATCCTTCTCGATTACACGGATAACGCGGCTCTCGCCCGCGAACACTACCAGACGTTCA encodes:
- a CDS encoding DUF6166 domain-containing protein; protein product: MSGTLDDGTTAVPTYEGGEIRYVGSRERGDVLVTTHPGGERLTPERSLRIVQHSPSGFAVGYRGSGPAQLALAILLDYTDNAALAREHYQTFTDEVVSQLEYGADGTWTITNAPIEYVLPDDVAPTA